A single genomic interval of Leptospira sp. WS60.C2 harbors:
- a CDS encoding Kelch repeat-containing protein, producing MVKIKQLTLFLLFVSCKINPGTNLFDTTSPASYALLLLGVDPIVKMDFSSNRVQPGGVIYVTTNHDFTSKSNGLRLPIKNIGLNPISQVIPRSKFLYEVRMSPSVTSGKFTINLKDYYLNESLIVDPETFEFEIDNNPPLLQLKTGNGIDISELQSGFLDIETNEEIVWEGNLSQVTLSGNAKNSLVVSDIIVSPRNIRLIFAGNPNANGGILSIAFDGVKDKAFNTQGTIMVPIQVFAFKSGPNMIYPRRSCSGMELNDGRKLVLGGRVRSGISVNGNGTLSNSEFYNSLTKEFTLGPDMVYRRQEFAIVKLLDGRLLASGGFGGKVGAPSNESLRSIEVFDPVSNTWTEGPSLVTPRQLHKMTVLPNGDVLVVGGFNPFSPFESVSMVELIHVTPDPAAMTVETIGNLADSRGKQSQILSANTGKVIITGGERSDLAPAPANFYARAIDSIEIYDIATKTLSTSSAKVIRRFNHFTHLLDNGEVLIFGGISSRFNDNQPILRSQIYNPVNDTIRDHKNLLFGREWGTSFVFPYGKDQIMIAGGLEYRTVNGSTFDSILDTESWSSSINRFYLTGRSLNARWDGCEITYTSTGGGMILGGRIGSILANTEEYSFE from the coding sequence TACCACGAATCATGACTTCACTTCTAAATCCAATGGTTTGAGATTACCCATTAAGAATATCGGTTTAAATCCAATATCTCAAGTGATACCTAGAAGCAAATTTTTATATGAAGTGCGGATGTCTCCTTCTGTTACAAGTGGAAAGTTTACGATTAATCTCAAGGATTATTACCTAAATGAGTCTCTTATTGTAGATCCTGAAACTTTCGAATTTGAAATAGACAACAATCCTCCTTTATTACAATTAAAAACTGGAAATGGTATTGATATCTCCGAGCTGCAATCAGGATTTTTGGATATTGAAACCAATGAAGAAATCGTATGGGAAGGGAACCTATCTCAAGTTACACTTTCTGGCAATGCTAAGAATAGTTTAGTTGTATCTGATATCATTGTTTCACCAAGGAATATTCGTTTGATATTTGCTGGTAATCCAAATGCCAATGGAGGGATTCTTTCGATTGCTTTTGATGGTGTGAAAGATAAAGCATTTAACACGCAGGGAACCATTATGGTTCCAATCCAGGTTTTTGCTTTCAAAAGTGGGCCGAATATGATTTACCCACGCAGATCCTGTTCTGGAATGGAATTGAATGATGGAAGAAAGTTAGTCTTAGGTGGTAGAGTCAGGTCTGGAATTTCGGTGAATGGAAATGGAACTTTAAGTAATTCCGAATTTTACAATTCTTTAACAAAGGAATTTACCTTGGGTCCTGATATGGTCTATAGAAGACAAGAGTTTGCGATTGTTAAACTATTGGATGGTCGTCTGTTAGCTTCTGGTGGATTCGGTGGAAAAGTTGGAGCTCCAAGTAATGAAAGTTTAAGATCGATTGAAGTTTTTGATCCAGTTTCAAATACCTGGACGGAAGGCCCATCTCTTGTCACTCCAAGACAGCTTCATAAGATGACTGTTTTGCCAAATGGAGATGTTCTTGTGGTGGGTGGTTTTAACCCATTTTCTCCTTTTGAGTCGGTGAGTATGGTTGAGCTCATTCATGTAACACCAGATCCCGCAGCGATGACTGTTGAGACGATCGGCAATTTAGCAGATTCAAGAGGAAAACAGTCCCAAATACTATCAGCAAACACTGGAAAGGTGATCATTACGGGAGGGGAAAGATCGGATTTGGCTCCGGCTCCCGCTAATTTTTATGCTCGGGCAATTGATTCAATCGAAATCTATGATATTGCTACAAAAACCCTCTCAACTTCTAGTGCAAAAGTGATTAGAAGATTCAATCATTTTACTCACCTTTTAGACAATGGGGAGGTCCTCATTTTTGGTGGAATTAGCTCTCGATTTAATGATAACCAACCAATCCTACGTTCACAGATTTATAATCCTGTGAATGATACCATTAGAGATCATAAGAATCTTTTGTTTGGAAGAGAATGGGGTACATCCTTTGTGTTTCCATATGGGAAAGATCAAATCATGATTGCAGGTGGTTTGGAATATCGCACTGTGAATGGCTCAACATTTGACTCAATTTTAGATACTGAGTCTTGGTCCTCTTCGATTAATCGATTTTATCTAACAGGAAGATCCTTGAATGCAAGATGGGATGGATGTGAGATCACCTATACCTCGACGGGTGGGGGAATGATTTTAGGTGGTAGAATTGGAAGTATTTTAGCAAACACGGAGGAATATAGTTTTGAATAA